A genomic window from Algoriphagus sp. Y33 includes:
- a CDS encoding RagB/SusD family nutrient uptake outer membrane protein, translated as MKRNIKHLVIMLSACYTLASCNDEFLNTDPLGEVSESAVWTDPALAEAFVTGIYQGFGQGGFNEEMLASLTDEAIFTHPGRGLNNITEARINSADVGWNSDARRTYNWQRLYSYIRRTNIAIENLSDPQFDNTGGIVDRLLGEAKFMRAYYYHDLARYFGGVPLIARPYELGEETYEEPRATWEETVNFIIADLDDAATLLEGKSMVPGRTSELAALALKSRVLLYAASDLHDAPTAQSNATTLSGFSDIDLLAYTSGNRTERWQKAQAAAMEAIQKGSGNLFGLSSPVSHEDGIQNYINNSMARNGGENEIILGRYFINAKQEDGGRQGLFNGPNGYNNWAGNTPVQLLVDDYEMMDGTEFDWSNPAHASTPYENRDARFYASVLYDGAQWKPRSTANMPKDPLGQIQTGTYEVTDGSGTKVTHFGLDTRNSSIEDWNGSYTGYYFRKFIDADPAIVDQNTWQEVPWPIIRYTEVVLNYVEASLELGQEEEARNWLNQIRFRVGQPAITDTGDALVERYRNERRIEMAYEEQRFHDVRRWMIAEETFGRQANTISITGTLKSGQTLSTYRYDPGVYNYEYQVVPIDPGKENRLWLDKMYFIPIHRDEINRNSNLVQNPGFD; from the coding sequence ATGAAAAGAAATATAAAACACTTAGTAATAATGCTATCAGCTTGCTATACGCTTGCAAGTTGTAATGATGAGTTCTTAAATACTGACCCACTAGGGGAAGTATCTGAATCTGCAGTTTGGACAGATCCTGCATTGGCAGAGGCCTTTGTGACGGGTATCTACCAAGGATTTGGCCAAGGTGGTTTTAATGAAGAAATGCTTGCATCCTTAACTGATGAAGCGATTTTCACACACCCTGGACGTGGTCTTAATAACATCACGGAAGCTAGAATAAATTCTGCTGATGTAGGGTGGAATAGTGACGCTCGTAGGACCTATAATTGGCAAAGACTATATAGCTATATCCGTAGGACAAATATTGCAATCGAAAATCTTTCTGATCCCCAGTTTGACAATACCGGTGGAATTGTAGACAGATTGTTGGGTGAAGCCAAATTTATGAGAGCTTACTACTACCATGATTTAGCACGCTATTTTGGAGGAGTACCTTTGATTGCCCGCCCTTATGAACTTGGAGAAGAGACTTACGAAGAGCCTAGAGCTACTTGGGAAGAAACTGTCAACTTCATTATAGCCGATTTAGATGATGCGGCCACTTTGTTGGAAGGAAAGAGTATGGTACCAGGTCGTACAAGTGAATTGGCTGCCTTGGCACTGAAGTCAAGAGTCCTTCTGTATGCTGCAAGTGACCTTCATGATGCACCTACAGCGCAGAGCAATGCAACCACACTGTCAGGGTTTAGTGATATTGACTTACTGGCGTATACATCAGGCAATAGAACCGAAAGATGGCAAAAAGCCCAAGCTGCTGCCATGGAAGCTATTCAGAAAGGATCCGGCAATCTATTTGGACTTTCCTCTCCTGTATCCCATGAGGACGGTATCCAAAACTACATCAATAACTCCATGGCCAGAAATGGTGGGGAGAATGAGATTATTTTGGGTAGATATTTCATCAATGCCAAGCAGGAAGATGGGGGTCGTCAAGGCTTATTCAATGGTCCAAATGGCTATAACAACTGGGCTGGAAATACTCCTGTACAATTGCTGGTGGATGACTATGAAATGATGGACGGGACTGAGTTTGACTGGTCAAATCCAGCTCATGCTTCTACACCTTATGAAAACAGAGATGCCCGATTCTATGCATCTGTGCTTTATGATGGAGCTCAATGGAAGCCAAGATCCACTGCCAATATGCCAAAAGATCCACTGGGACAAATACAGACGGGGACATATGAAGTAACCGATGGCTCCGGCACCAAAGTGACCCACTTTGGGCTAGACACCAGAAACAGTTCTATTGAGGATTGGAATGGCAGTTACACTGGTTACTATTTTAGAAAATTCATCGATGCTGATCCGGCTATTGTTGACCAAAATACTTGGCAGGAAGTTCCTTGGCCTATTATCAGATACACTGAGGTTGTGCTAAATTACGTAGAGGCATCTCTGGAACTGGGACAGGAAGAAGAGGCACGAAACTGGTTAAATCAAATTAGATTTAGAGTTGGTCAGCCTGCTATCACCGATACGGGCGATGCATTGGTAGAGCGCTATAGAAATGAGCGACGAATTGAGATGGCTTACGAAGAGCAAAGATTCCATGATGTTCGTCGTTGGATGATTGCTGAGGAGACCTTTGGTCGTCAAGCAAATACAATTAGCATCACGGGTACGCTCAAATCCGGTCAAACACTTTCTACCTATAGATATGATCCGGGGGTTTATAACTATGAGTATCAAGTGGTGCCGATTGATCCTGGAAAAGAAAATAGATTATGGCTGGATAAAATGTATTTCATACCTATTCACAGAGATGAGATTAACAGGAACTCAAACCTTGTACAGAATCCAGGATTCGATTAA
- a CDS encoding TonB-dependent receptor, whose product MRNFTHFKLFSMTLIFCLGLISAAFAQTREVSGVLISGEDNLPLPGASVLVKGTTNGTVTDIDGKFSLTVSGPEDILVISFIGFAPMEVPVGNNSTFDLTLLPDTKSLEEVIVVGYGEQKKETITGSVATVKGKDLNKSPAMNLSNSIAGRMSGVVAVNRSGEPGNDGSNIRIRGSNTLGNNSALVVIDGIPDRAGGIERLNPNDIESISVLKDASAAIYGSRAANGVILVTTKRGATGAPELTFQMNQGFAQPTVVPELANAAQYAGMLNDLDIYALPTSEWAAANSAYKESGEYTRPNGQVRSAPYTPAELELYRNGSDPWNYPNTDWYDATLRNWSPQSRYNLQLVGGSENVKYLTSLGYQNQDAYYKNAATGYKQYDFRINLDATINKYVKVGLGIVAREEYRFYPTRGAGAIFRMQMRGKPNQPAFWPNGLPGPDIENGENPVVITTNATGYDRDKRDYVQTTGNLEIKIPGVEGLKFTGTAAIDKSMRFIKRWETPWTLYEMGTGFEDDGVTPVLVPSQRGPAEPRLREENINQLNVLLGGVFNYDKVFSDVHTLNVVAGVNRETIESNNFNAFRRYFISTSIDQMFAGGDLEKNNGGGAFERSRLNYFGRVAYNYQEKYLAEFLWRYDGSYIFPENTRYGFFPGVMLGWVVSEEGFWKNSLGKTFDFFKIRGSWGQLGNDQIFFDSNGDGTQTLQEYQFLSTYGFDSYIINGVEAKTLFETRVPNNAITWEIANNSNLGFEGQFLQGKVFFEFDLFYNKRTNILWRKNASVPQSTGLTLPAENIGEVENKGFDLNLGIRGGKGEFQYSISANGGFAKNKILFWDESPGAPEWQRSTGKPMNTELVYQYDGVFRDQQEIDAESLDYSAITNNLRPGDMKYKDIGGRDADGNFVMIPDGKITPDDRVRMDQNNIPTFQGGVNINANWKGFDLAILFQGAMGARQYVSAGESGNIGNYLSDIYENRWTIDNPSSVDPRIANRSDQYYSGGNTYWFRKADYLRLKNIEIGYNIPAHISEKIGVKNARIYVNGLNVITWDKLKVYDPESDNSTGQYYPQARVINTGLSVSF is encoded by the coding sequence ATGAGAAACTTTACTCATTTTAAGCTATTCAGCATGACATTGATATTTTGTCTGGGGCTGATTAGCGCAGCGTTCGCACAGACCCGGGAGGTGTCTGGTGTGCTTATTTCCGGAGAAGATAATCTTCCTCTTCCCGGTGCCTCTGTCCTCGTCAAGGGGACTACAAACGGTACAGTAACCGACATTGACGGTAAATTTTCTCTTACTGTTTCAGGTCCTGAAGACATACTGGTGATCTCATTTATAGGTTTTGCTCCTATGGAAGTCCCGGTTGGCAATAATTCTACGTTTGATTTAACCTTATTACCTGACACCAAGTCTCTCGAAGAGGTCATTGTGGTAGGATATGGGGAGCAAAAAAAGGAAACGATTACAGGATCCGTGGCGACAGTAAAAGGCAAGGACCTAAACAAGTCACCCGCAATGAATCTATCCAACTCTATTGCCGGCCGTATGTCAGGGGTTGTAGCGGTAAACAGAAGTGGAGAACCCGGTAATGATGGATCCAATATCAGAATTAGAGGGTCGAACACACTTGGAAACAATAGTGCACTGGTAGTAATAGACGGAATTCCTGACAGAGCAGGAGGAATTGAGCGATTGAACCCGAATGACATTGAGAGTATCTCAGTACTAAAAGATGCCTCTGCAGCGATTTACGGATCAAGAGCTGCAAACGGTGTAATTCTCGTAACTACCAAAAGGGGTGCTACAGGTGCTCCGGAGCTTACATTCCAGATGAATCAAGGATTTGCCCAGCCCACCGTTGTCCCTGAGTTGGCAAATGCTGCCCAGTACGCAGGCATGCTGAATGATCTGGATATCTATGCACTCCCTACCTCAGAATGGGCTGCTGCCAATTCCGCTTATAAGGAAAGTGGAGAATACACCAGACCAAATGGACAAGTAAGATCTGCTCCTTATACTCCTGCAGAATTGGAGTTGTATAGAAATGGTTCCGATCCTTGGAACTACCCAAATACAGACTGGTATGATGCTACTTTACGCAATTGGTCTCCTCAGAGTAGGTATAATCTACAACTGGTCGGCGGTAGTGAGAACGTGAAGTATCTGACTTCTCTCGGTTACCAAAATCAGGATGCATACTATAAAAACGCTGCTACAGGCTACAAACAGTATGATTTCCGCATCAATCTAGATGCAACTATCAACAAGTATGTAAAAGTGGGGCTGGGAATTGTGGCTAGAGAGGAGTACAGATTCTACCCTACCCGAGGAGCGGGGGCGATCTTCCGAATGCAGATGAGAGGAAAACCAAACCAGCCTGCTTTTTGGCCAAACGGGTTACCGGGTCCGGATATCGAAAACGGTGAAAACCCGGTGGTGATCACTACCAATGCAACCGGTTATGACCGTGACAAAAGAGATTACGTTCAGACTACCGGTAATTTGGAAATCAAAATACCTGGAGTAGAAGGGCTGAAATTTACAGGTACCGCAGCCATTGATAAATCCATGAGATTTATCAAAAGATGGGAAACACCTTGGACGCTTTATGAGATGGGAACTGGTTTTGAAGATGATGGAGTTACTCCAGTATTGGTGCCAAGCCAAAGAGGTCCTGCAGAGCCAAGATTAAGAGAAGAGAATATCAACCAATTAAATGTTCTTCTAGGCGGTGTATTTAATTACGATAAGGTTTTTAGTGACGTACATACACTGAATGTAGTGGCAGGTGTGAACCGGGAGACAATTGAAAGTAATAATTTCAATGCGTTCAGAAGGTATTTTATCTCAACCTCTATTGATCAGATGTTTGCGGGAGGTGATCTGGAAAAGAATAATGGAGGAGGAGCCTTTGAAAGATCCCGTTTGAACTACTTCGGTAGAGTAGCCTACAATTACCAAGAAAAGTATCTGGCAGAATTTCTATGGAGATATGACGGTTCTTATATTTTTCCTGAGAATACCCGATATGGTTTCTTTCCGGGAGTAATGCTTGGCTGGGTAGTATCTGAGGAAGGCTTCTGGAAAAATTCCTTAGGCAAGACATTTGATTTCTTCAAAATTAGGGGTTCTTGGGGGCAATTGGGTAATGACCAAATCTTCTTTGATAGTAACGGGGATGGTACTCAAACGCTTCAAGAATATCAATTCCTTTCTACTTACGGATTTGATTCCTATATCATCAATGGGGTGGAGGCGAAAACCTTATTTGAAACCAGAGTTCCAAACAATGCCATTACCTGGGAGATTGCCAATAACTCCAACTTAGGATTTGAAGGTCAATTCCTACAGGGTAAGGTTTTCTTCGAATTTGATTTGTTCTACAATAAGAGAACGAATATCCTTTGGAGAAAAAATGCTTCTGTCCCTCAATCTACTGGGCTTACCCTTCCCGCCGAGAATATAGGAGAAGTTGAAAACAAAGGATTTGATCTAAATCTGGGCATCCGTGGTGGCAAAGGTGAATTTCAGTATTCTATCAGTGCCAACGGAGGGTTTGCTAAAAACAAAATCTTATTCTGGGATGAGTCCCCGGGAGCACCGGAATGGCAAAGATCTACCGGAAAGCCTATGAACACAGAGCTTGTTTACCAATACGATGGTGTATTCAGAGATCAGCAAGAAATTGACGCTGAGTCCTTGGACTATTCTGCCATCACCAATAACCTACGTCCAGGTGATATGAAGTACAAAGATATTGGTGGTAGAGATGCGGACGGCAATTTTGTGATGATTCCAGATGGCAAGATCACTCCGGACGATAGAGTGCGCATGGATCAAAACAATATCCCTACATTCCAAGGAGGTGTAAACATCAATGCAAACTGGAAAGGGTTTGATTTGGCTATTCTGTTTCAGGGAGCGATGGGTGCAAGACAATATGTAAGCGCTGGAGAGTCCGGAAATATCGGTAACTACCTATCTGACATTTATGAGAACAGATGGACGATTGATAATCCAAGTAGCGTAGACCCAAGAATCGCAAACAGATCTGATCAGTATTATTCAGGAGGGAACACCTATTGGTTTAGAAAAGCTGACTACCTAAGGTTGAAAAACATAGAAATTGGCTATAATATTCCTGCCCATATCAGTGAGAAAATAGGCGTTAAAAATGCCAGGATCTACGTGAACGGATTGAACGTGATTACTTGGGATAAGTTGAAAGTTTATGATCCGGAATCAGATAACTCCACCGGACAGTATTATCCTCAGGCAAGGGTAATCAACACAGGTCTTTCTGTTTCATTTTAA